The DNA window aataaaagtaaaatagttTGGTCATATATGAGTTTCTAGTTACtcatttttgtagaatatatgtatttatgtgcaaccttttatattttataaaaaaaaacctatagaACACAAATGATACACTAACATAAATACacataaaaaaattagtacGAAAACTTCCTCTCTTCCTTCAAAACTCCTCTTTTGTCACAAGTAGTTCAACTAtcctttatattattatatattatattttttattttgtacttttattacttttattactacttttattattttttattttattattacttttatctatgaaaatttatagaaaaaccTATAGAACACAAATGATACActgtataaataaaattagtatGAAAACTTCCTCTCTTCCTTCAAAACTCCTCTTTTGTCACAAGTAGTTCAACTATCctttatattattgttttctctctctttctctacTCTCCTTTTTATTCAGGATCATTTAAAATCTATACTTAAACagagaaaattgcaaaatataGATGTGTTAGTCATTAGCgggaacataaaaataaaaataaaaaacgctGGGGAGATTAAATCTTgctaagaaaatttttgagaattccattttcttctctctgcCAATCTTTAAATACGAAACTTTCTTGACCGACTGATTCGCCCAAGGTCACGTCTAcggtttcactttttccttcaaaaaaaaagtgacttcaGCGATGATCTACTAATTCTCTATATTCTTATCAATTCTTTATGTGGTATTTGTATCACTGCAATTCTGCaagttctacttttttttttggttttttttttggttttttctttgcgctAAACAGGAAATTATCTATAACCGGACATATAGGTATTTGAGTAAACGGAAAAAATAGTATTTGCGTTGAAATTATGCATAAATGTGCATAGAAACCACTTTCCACCAAAGTTACAAGTATTGGGGATTGATGATTGTTCagaaattgatttgatttggagacaattgaaaatttttgtagttgatttttacttctttgaattatttttattttttgttttatttttctgaactttttgAGGGAAGAAGCAGGAGAATTCTTAAGGAAGAAAGCAAAAGCAGAATTACCTTCATGCCATCAAACAAAccgacaaaaataaatgaaaattacagGATTTTCCATCTATACAAATTTCACTTCAAGCTAGAATCTTCACGgtaaataaaaacgaattttaATGGGAAGGATCCCACaaggaatttttcgtttctttctggatctatgaaaaagtggaaaaataaaggTTTTAGCGAGAATAATGGCATTTACGATTATTTCGTGAAGCATTCCATGTGGCACACCTTAAAAATCATCGtcactcttttcttctctttttccttcttcaactttgagaatttgaaaaatactcaactttatttcaggaaaatgttAATAATAACTCACAATTAATCACGATCATTACTCACGATCGATCTGCTTGCAAATTTAGCAAAATTTCAGATCtatgtttttttgtaaatctcatttttctcgCTTACGTGGGGAACTCCCAGTTGTTCCCCTCTACTTCCTTGGCAACCGAATGTTTACAGTAATTGTCGGAATATTCCCATGATTCTACAACTACATATGAGAAACGTCACATCATTTCAGATGTTCACAAGTTGCTAACGAAAGCAAATAATATCGAAATTATTCACATAACAAAATGGGTTTATGTCAATCCGTTGAGGATAAACAACTTtcacaaaaaagtaaagcaaTCGATAAGGAGATGATGCAAGGACATATTGCACAACAGAAAGTCGTCAAACTTCTACTTTTAGGTAGGTGCttcttttctatgtttttttttttctcatagttGAATAACTATGTATGAGACAGCCGAATAAAGGCAATAAAATCGATAGTGTAGCCTTGCTaattgcacaaaaaagaagaaatttctagtaGAGTTTGAGAaatgtgtttgaaaaaaaaaggatttttctggacattttcTAGACAGTAATGGGAATAAACAGACCTGTTCATCTAAAAAACATTTCTAGATAGTctcatttattctttacatACTCTAACCCCCCTCTATGAGGGTCTCTATGAGGGTCAGTGACCTTTTTAGTTTGGTTGAAGTGATGTGAGTAAAGAGGAatcgaattttcctgaaaattttgacATTTAAATAAATCATGGACGAATGTAGCGAAGTCGGCAAGACGTTCCGTTGTCTTCACGATCGACCAGAGACTCGGATCCTTTCAAACTGTGCTATTCTGGAGAAGAATATCCTGAAAATTCATTGCATCAACTCATTTTTGTActcgaaaaaagtaaaggcTAGTCGagtaatatatataaaaaatgttggaaataaaaaattttggggaaattccttgaaaattttgtgttgtagttttttttattatctagTAGAGTATCCAAGACCAAGGATGGCAAGGGGACCTTTCCTGGAGCCTGTTGATGCGATCcgttaaattaaaaaaaaacaaatttgccTCTAGCGTTTATTGTTAGCATTTGGATTCCCTAAAAATGCGCTGAGGTTTTATGGTTTTATGTTCCAAATCTTTTCCAGCGTTTCGAATGTTAGGTGCTTGTCGGCTATAGCTTAAAAATGATTCACTAAATAATTCATAAttgataattaaataatttttaattaaaatgtTCTCCTTGTAAATCCTCCTTAGTTGTACATAGGTTCCTAAATAAATGATGTTGCAGCGCATTGTGGTTGTGTACTACTTCCCGATCTCACTGATTCAACATCAGTGATGTAATTTCCCGTTTGTAAATGATTTACAGCTAATATCCGGCAACGTTGCCGACTTGCTAATGAGCTTTAGGCAATATTCTAGCTATTTATGTATAGTACGTATATTATAACATCGCTACAAACCCCTGTGGCGAAATCCGTCGAAATCCCTGGGAACGGACGAGATTAGACTTTGAAGATCTAATTAAaaagcaaatgagctgctgattgctcaaatatacttcaaaaattcaatctTGACAAAAATTTGGCCTCAAATCGGCGAAGTTCCCCCGGTATTCTGAAGTTTTGTATACATAAAAGGGTAGACAAAGGAATTTTGTGGACAACGTAACGTAATGTAACGCTTTgggaaaattctcattttcacttttattaaCTCTTAGATTTAGAAATTTAATCGTAGCTCTATTTGTAGTTTAAAGggaccaccccacgaatctgaggtggtacggatttcaggtggagtattcgtacacgagatcgtagattatggaaggacgggtgattccgtgtatttgttcctaattaccgtaaaaaacggaagatgcgTCGCGTGCACGAGacaggcgcgctccaatcgaactcactGTAGAAAGTAGGGCGCCGCAACGCACGACGCCGTaccttctgggccgttttttttacgggaattaagaagaaatggacggaatcacccttctctcaataatctacgatcccgtgtacaaatactccaccagaaatccgtaccactccagaatcgtggggtgaaGCAAGCAAGGCAAGCTTTAATTCATATATTTCTGCACATGTTTTGAAAGTAGGAATCTCACCgaaagttagaaaaattctataaCTCCAATAACAAACAGTTTTAGATCCTTTTTATAGGTTTAGATAGGTATTGACGGTTTTTAGGTGGTATAATTTCTCGTACAATCATAGcgttctttgtttatttctcaattcaatttaagaaaatgtttCCAACTGTTTCAAAAAGATGGAGAAATCTGGAAAGACTTTTTCATATCTCTAAAAACTACTGGTTgacacaaatttttctttcttttcaatttcggCTTTTTTAGGAGCTGGAGAATGTGGGAAGAGTACAGTATTGAAACAGATGAGGTGAGCAATTCTACTAGctccattttcaatttcataaaAACTTTTCTGGACTTTATTTTAATCGTAAAatcgtggtttttttctctatagGATCCTCCATGATCATGGTTTCTCGCAAGAGGAAGCCGAACAACAAAAAGGTGTTGTTTACAATAACACTGTACAAGCGATGGCTCAAATTCTTCGAGCGATGAACGGTCTGAAAATATCGCTAGAAGATCCGtcaaaagaggtttttttatttttttcatttgtttgattgctcaaaattcatttttaaaaacaaatttccagcGGGGGAGAGAATTTGAGATGCGTTTTAGATTTAGatcttttccaattttataCTTTCAACCGAAGATCACAACcaagtattattttttttttcaaattttcatagtTTAACTGCGATCTTCTACAAATACTAGTGAACATGCTGGATTAGAGGAAACACTgcgagcgttttttttttcagagtgaaAAATCCACATCTAAATAAAGACTAAAATATTGTACGTcatttacaaaaatataaaatataaaaaatataaaatacacCAAAATGTTACACATCATTCAATAGAGAACTTTCCGTTCTATAGGGAGATtctattttgacttttttggtTCTGCTGACGTTCATCCTTTAGATCATTAGAATGTAGCGTCAAGATGACAAAACTGAGTATTTTTGACcatttcctggtttttttttacaatttgtGGAAAGAATTTGCAGCCGCTTGTGAGATTTGTAATTTGTGCATAAAGGACatcgaatgaaaaattgagGGAAGAATTGAAAGActcagaaaatcaagaaaacatttcaaagaaaaatagggtAAAAAGATAGAAcgtctaaaaaaaaccattgaacGGTGGAAGAAAATTGACGCGAACAATAAGAAGAACAACAATGGACAGTATATTGGTAATTAATTCGCAGTagctttatttgttttcgaaaaagggaggaaaaaagtgaggttttcttcgtttcagcggttttttcttcttcattaatCGCGAAAAAATCGAATAGTGACGGAAATGCTTCATTTTATGCTCctcacattttattttaatgatctgtagaaaaaacaagaatggataaaactaaaaaaaactttaacaaAACCATAAATATACACACTTTTCAAATGCGAAACGCTCTTTAGGATTTTatataacatttttaaaatatttttttttaatttttgcatgtgcatttttcacttaaaaaaCGCTCACAACTCAGTCCTCAACCTAAAAGACTGCCACCAATAACACTACTCCCGCATTTAGTCGTCTTCGTAATTCTCTGACGACGTGcttgttttcatttacttttttaactGTTTATTTAAACATTACCAATTTCTTCGCTTtgataaacataaaaaagttCAATAATCATTCCCATAGAACAAAACATCTTCGCTCGGGGACTTCTTTTGTtgctttagagaaaaaaaaattaatgatgtTATATGCGCCATACGGTGGAAAGCCGGTGAAGTAGTCACAATTCTATTTAACGAGTGAAGTTTCAGAAAGAGGGGAAAATCACAATAATTCAAGGAGAAAATCACAATAACTCTTGAGATGCCACCCTACCTTTTCCTGAATTTAGAATTTCCTGAATTTCCTGAATGAATTAAAACGCTATATATTCtcgtatttatttgttcacgttacgttttcagcattttttcaCTCGATCGATAATTCAAGATATCAGTTGTTATGAGcggcaaaaagaaagagaaaaaagagcaaaaaaagaaaaagaaaagaaaacagaaaaataaaataaaagaaaaagaaaaagaaaagagaaaagagaaaagaaaaagatttcgcTAGATCCAACGCATTCCTTATGGATCTGTCGGGACGTCCCtcccaggaagaaaaaaaaagaatttgctgGGAATTGAGGTGACCACAGAGCACAGCGCTCCTAGAGACGCATacgtacacacatacatacgtatatacatacatacatacatacatacatacacacacatatacatatacatacacgctctccccccccccccccctgctCCGGTACAACCCGCGTCGAGGTCATTGAATTGTAGAATTTCGGTACCAGGGGTACTTATTTCTGTAGATGCAGCTTTAAATACAGTACCAATAAAATTGTAAATATTATAAGCTTACGTAAATGATCACAGTCATCTTCACAATAAAGATATTTAATATTCAAATGTACGTAAAAAAACACACTAAGgtcataaaaattaattatttccaGGCTGATGCACGTGTGGTTTTGGACACGATTAAAGCTGGACAAGAATCCGAACCATTCACACCCGAACTCACTCAGGCACTAAAAAATCTCTGGGCTGATCCGGCTGTATCAGTGACGGCAATTAATCGTGGAAATGAATATCAACTGACAGAAAGCGCGCCACAGTAAgattttcgtggaaaaatgGTTCGTCACCGTACCCGTTGCtaatttttccccttttcagTTTCCTCAGTTCAATAGATCGTATAGCTGCTAAGGATTACAAACCTACAGAACATGATATCCTACTTTCACGGATTAAAACTACTGGCATTGTGGAAGTGAAATTCCgaatgaaaaatgttgattttcggTATGTTCCTCGTGTTCTCATTCCTATTCTTATCTTATGtatcaaatattatattatgaatatttttatattacgtATCAAATTTTATTGCGGTGAGTaaatgtagcgcagttggttagaggtccgctatGGTCGCATTGTCCACTGTGGTTCGTAATCgccttagtgccaaccaagtatttcattcctccggggtcaataaattggtactggatttgtctgggaagatataAACGCTGACATGACCCCAGCAAGTCATTCCTTAGGCTAAGACACTTTCCAGaacctcagcgattacgaattgcagtaaattaaaatttggtGCATCCCAACTGGATCAACAGTAtgccaaattttattttattactattactttattttttacccttaacaaattttattcaaaacatGTGAAAGCTGCACATGATTTCTCTTACGCTAAGCAAAACAACATTTAATTCTGTGCTCCTGAGAAATTGGAGTAGTAAGAAGTATGTACAAAGCCTGCAATACGGTAgacctaaaataaataaatacttatAAACGCTTTTCACATTATTCATGTCCTTTCTTTGCTTGattatgattttttccatGTACAGAGGAAATAGTGGGAGCCTAAACCTCTTTCCAGGTACTTATCCAGATACACTGCCTCGCATTCTCATATTTGCAACATTTAATACGTGGACTATCACATTAATtctattacatttattattacaaCAATCTATTGACattataaaaagtaaaaaataccCACGAACAGTGGTGCGAGTCAGTTGTTATGGATacacaggaaaaaataactacttaaagggatcaccccacgaatctgaggtggtacggattccaggtggagtattcgtatacgggatcgtaaattatggagaggaggatgattccgtccatttcttcctaattcccgcaaaaacggccaggacgatacggcttcgagcgatccggcgcgctattttctacaacgagttcgattggagcgcgccagccctagCGGCaccgcaccttccgggccgtttttcacggaaaTTCGGAGGAAgcagacggaatcacccacctctccataatctactgtcccgtataagaatattccacGTGAATTCGTacgacctcagattcgtaggagatgatgcctttaaaaaaatacaaacaaaaataaaacaaaacaaaattacaaactttACAAAATATGTCCATAACCATGTAAAATATGTAACTGTAACTTCTCTCCGACGTTCTCTTAGCAAATTGTCCTCTGAGGGATTGTAAcgcatcaatttttttcgaaacttttcaaattttcttgctattttttttcaagaactcaGAAGAGCTCATACTTTATCCGGATCTCTTTCATTTTAAGGGTATTTGATGTCGGTGGACAACGTTCGGAACGGAAAAAATGGATTCATTGCTTTGAAGACGTGAACGCTATCATTTTTATTGCTGCAATATCAGAATATGATCAAGTCTTATTTGAAGATGAGACAACGGTTTGTTTCCGAATTTTTAcgagaaataattaataataataataataataataacaataataataataataatttttcattaattttttacaCCTTTACAGAATCGTATGGTGGAATCAATGCGATTATTTGAATCAATTTGTAACAGTCGATGGTTTATAAACACCTCAATGATCCTATTTCTTAACAAAAAGGATTTATTCGCGGAAAAAATTCAACGCACTAATATCACTGTCGCATTTCCTGATTATAAAGGTATtcaattagaaatttttttttcatcgattaCTGGTAGTAACAATGTACAATTAATAtgtagtgtgtgtgtgtgtggggttTGGTGCCCTAATGATTCATTAAAATACAAATGGAATTCCATGAAAATCCCCCGCAACTCTCATTTTACCATGACGACGTCAGCTCATGTTTTCTGCCGCGTTAAACTGCGTTGCCATAGTTGCATCACATATAGGCAATTTACCCAAATAACAGCATAACGAGTGGTTTTTGTTGAATTGAAGGCTTTGAGTGGATGAAcataacataaaaaataagaaaaaaaaacataaaacaaaaacatttttaaaaaaacttgtgttgaaggaaagaattgaaaaaagccCACTTTAactcaccttttcttttttttttcttcttttccatcttCTCAACAAATAGCAACGGGAACCATAACCTCGGAGCGATATTGTTGGTTACAGTGAGTGTAGCGTcggtagcgtagtcggtaagaggttccgctgtgtctgcacgatcgattgaagGTTCGAAGCCGCTCAAGTGCCAACAAagtttttcatccctccgagattggtaaattggtactagactagtctggaaggataaaaacactgaccagGACATAGCTAACCTTTGCAGGTCACTGTACATAGGATAGTTACATGTttaataaacctcaaacgattccgaactgaATTGAACATGGTGGCGGGTCCCATGCGGATTGActgacgccagacactttatcctttgcaCCTTACAGTCAAaccaaaacgacctgaagtctGATAGTAGCGGTTGcggtcgaggtgggaccatcgccgGATCTGTGCAGAACTATCGAGTTGAGTGAGGCTATCGAGGGTCCCATTTCGATCGCtatcgctagcttcaccgtGCCGCTTCCGTCGAACGCGGCCGTCCACGCAACTGGCACCAGGCTTCGCAGGTCgctttgatcctactatatcCACCACACGAGCTGTCAAAATTCTGGATAGCTGCTCTGCTAACGGGTGTGGATCGTGACCATAGTAAAATGATGAATTCCAAAATTCCGCtttttaattctaaaattttaggTG is part of the Necator americanus strain Aroian chromosome V, whole genome shotgun sequence genome and encodes:
- a CDS encoding hypothetical protein (NECATOR_CHRV.G17428.T2), producing MGLCQSVEDKQLSQKSKAIDKEMMQGHIAQQKVVKLLLLGAGECGKSTVLKQMRILHDHGFSQEEAEQQKGVVYNNTVQAMAQILRAMNGLKISLEDPSKEADARVVLDTIKAGQESEPFTPELTQALKNLWADPAVSVTAINRGNEYQLTESAPHFLSSIDRIAAKDYKPTEHDILLSRIKTTGIVEVKFRMKNVDFRVFDVGGQRSERKKWIHCFEDVNAIIFIAAISEYDQVLFEDETTVALILLYPPHELSKFWIAALLTGVDRDHSAQNYDEATAFIEEKFEGLNANPEKTIYIHQTCATDTNQVQMILDSVIDMIIQANLQGCGLY
- a CDS encoding hypothetical protein (NECATOR_CHRV.G17428.T1), which translates into the protein MGLCQSVEDKQLSQKSKAIDKEMMQGHIAQQKVVKLLLLGAGECGKSTVLKQMRILHDHGFSQEEAEQQKGVVYNNTVQAMAQILRAMNGLKISLEDPSKEADARVVLDTIKAGQESEPFTPELTQALKNLWADPAVSVTAINRGNEYQLTESAPHFLSSIDRIAAKDYKPTEHDILLSRIKTTGIVEVKFRMKNVDFRVFDVGGQRSERKKWIHCFEDVNAIIFIAAISEYDQVLFEDETTNRMVESMRLFESICNSRWFINTSMILFLNKKDLFAEKIQRTNITVAFPDYKGAQNYDEATAFIEEKFEGLNANPEKTIYIHQTCATDTNQVQMILDSVIDMIIQANLQGCGLY